A region from the Sulfurivermis fontis genome encodes:
- a CDS encoding ABC transporter ATP-binding protein — MEPLLQIEQLSVAFGPTEARQHVVEEVSFAIHPGEKLALVGESGSGKSVTALSILRLHEAQRTAYGGSIRFAGRELLTLSEAEMRHIRGRDIAMIFQEPMIALNPLHTIGRQIIEPLLLHEGLDGKAAQRRAIELLGRVGIPDPMQRLEAYPHQLSGGQRQRAMIAMALACRPKLLIADEPTTALDVTIQRQILDLLDELQAEFGMAVLLITHDLNMVRHFAGRVCVMQRGRLVEQGAVTELFAAPQHPYTRQLLASELDVLPAAEERVALADLTPLLAARELSCHFPIKAGFFRRQVGAVRAVDSVELELRPGETLGVVGESGSGKSTLGMCLLRLQDCQGEIYFEDRRLDTLQQRALRPLRRQFQVVFQDPYSSLSPRLTVEQIIGEGLELHFPELDAAARRERIVQVLEEVGLSPDILARYPHEFSGGQRQRIAIARAVVLEPKLILFDEPTSALDVSVQKQVLTLLRELQRRHRMSYLFISHDLKVIRAVAHRVLVMHEGRVVEAGETERVFDAPQHPYTQQLLAAALFK; from the coding sequence ATGGAACCGCTACTGCAGATCGAGCAACTCAGCGTCGCTTTCGGTCCCACCGAGGCACGGCAACACGTGGTGGAGGAGGTGAGCTTCGCCATACATCCCGGTGAAAAGCTGGCGCTGGTGGGTGAGTCGGGTTCAGGCAAGTCGGTGACTGCTCTGTCCATCCTGCGTCTGCATGAGGCGCAGCGTACCGCCTACGGCGGCAGCATCCGCTTTGCCGGCCGTGAATTGCTGACGCTGTCCGAGGCAGAGATGCGCCATATCCGTGGCCGTGATATCGCGATGATCTTCCAGGAGCCGATGATTGCTCTCAATCCGCTGCACACCATTGGCCGCCAGATCATCGAGCCGTTGCTGCTGCATGAGGGACTGGACGGCAAGGCCGCACAGCGGCGTGCTATCGAGCTGCTCGGTCGCGTCGGTATTCCCGATCCGATGCAGCGCCTGGAGGCGTATCCGCACCAGTTGTCCGGTGGTCAGCGCCAGCGCGCGATGATCGCCATGGCTTTGGCCTGTCGACCCAAACTGCTCATCGCCGATGAGCCGACCACCGCGCTGGATGTCACTATCCAACGCCAGATCCTCGATCTGCTGGATGAGTTGCAGGCCGAGTTCGGTATGGCGGTATTGCTCATCACCCACGACCTCAACATGGTGCGCCATTTCGCTGGCCGCGTGTGCGTGATGCAGCGTGGCCGTCTGGTGGAGCAGGGCGCGGTAACCGAGCTGTTCGCCGCGCCGCAGCATCCCTATACACGGCAGCTGTTGGCCAGTGAGCTGGATGTGCTGCCGGCGGCGGAGGAGCGCGTGGCCCTGGCCGATCTGACGCCGCTGCTGGCGGCGCGGGAACTGTCCTGTCACTTTCCCATCAAGGCCGGTTTCTTCCGGCGCCAGGTGGGCGCGGTGCGGGCGGTGGACAGCGTGGAGCTGGAACTGCGTCCCGGCGAGACGCTGGGTGTGGTGGGCGAGTCTGGTTCGGGCAAGTCGACACTGGGCATGTGCCTGCTGCGCCTGCAGGATTGCCAGGGCGAGATTTATTTCGAAGACAGGCGGCTCGATACCTTGCAGCAGCGCGCCCTGCGGCCGTTGCGGCGCCAGTTCCAGGTGGTGTTCCAGGATCCGTACTCATCATTGTCGCCGCGCCTGACGGTGGAGCAGATCATCGGCGAGGGGCTGGAGCTGCATTTCCCCGAACTCGACGCGGCGGCGCGGCGTGAGCGCATCGTGCAGGTACTGGAGGAAGTCGGCTTGTCGCCTGACATACTGGCACGCTATCCGCACGAGTTTTCCGGTGGCCAGCGTCAGCGTATCGCCATCGCTCGCGCGGTGGTGCTGGAACCGAAATTGATTTTGTTCGATGAGCCGACCAGTGCATTGGATGTCTCGGTGCAGAAGCAGGTGCTGACTTTGCTGCGTGAGTTGCAGCGCCGGCACCGGATGAGCTATCTGTTCATTTCCCACGACCTCAAGGTGATCCGTGCCGTTGCTCATCGCGTGCTGGTAATGCATGAGGGCAGGGTGGTGGAGGCAGGAGAGACGGAGCGGGTGTTCGATGCGCCGCAGCATCCCTACACGCAGCAGTTGCTGGCGGCAGCGTTGTTCAAATGA